CCTTCTCGTCGCCGATGGTGGCCTCCTCGCCCGAGCCGTTGATGGTGAGCATGTCACCGTTCAGCGTCTCGAACTCGCCCGACAGCTGGTCGGGGGAGATCTGCTGCGGGACCACGTGGTGCGTGAGCACCTGGGTCAGCGTCTCCTTGTCCTTCAGGAGCGCGTCGAGGTCCTTCTTCGGGATCGGCTCGAAGGCCGCGTTCGCCGGGGCGAACACGGTGAGCTCCTCGGCGGAGTTCAGCGGGTCGACCAGGTCGGCCGCGGTGACCGCGGAGACCAGCGTGGACAGCAGCGGGTTGGCGCTGGCGGCCGAGGCGACCGGCGCGGTGGCCATGCCCTCGACCGAGCCGTCACCGGAGGTCGGGACCTCGGCACAGGCCGGCCCGTAGAGGTTCGCGGCGGGGTCCATCTCGCCCGAGTCGGACTCCTCCTCCATCGGGGTCTCCTCCTCCTCCATGGGAGTCTCCGAGGAGGTGTCGGTCCCGGTGGCGTCGGCGGGCTCGTCGTCGCCGCCGCAGGCAGCCAGACCGGCAGACATCGTGAGAGCCGCGAGGGCCAGACCGCTGGTGCGGAGTACGGTGGTGCGCTTCATAGCTGCATACCTTCCATTGGTGGTTGAACACTGGGTGTTCGGTGCTGTGCGGAGTCCGGATTGCCGGTTCTCCACATTTCTTCCGGGCCGTTGCCCGGGGGTCGAGCTGGGCGGTCGGGGGCGGGGCCTCGAGGCTCGGCGACGTGCGCGACCTCGGTGAGGCACCGGTCAGGTCACCCGACGCGGACGATGATCTGCTGGTAGCCGCTGGAGCCCTCGGGGAAGGGCATCGCACGGGCGGGTGACTGCACCTCGCCCTCCTGGCTCACGGCCCGGACGGTGAGGGTGTGCTGGCCGGACTCGGCCTCCCACGGCAG
This genomic interval from Nocardioides euryhalodurans contains the following:
- a CDS encoding fasciclin domain-containing protein is translated as MKRTTVLRTSGLALAALTMSAGLAACGGDDEPADATGTDTSSETPMEEEETPMEEESDSGEMDPAANLYGPACAEVPTSGDGSVEGMATAPVASAASANPLLSTLVSAVTAADLVDPLNSAEELTVFAPANAAFEPIPKKDLDALLKDKETLTQVLTHHVVPQQISPDQLSGEFETLNGDMLTINGSGEEATIGDEKATVLCGGVQTANATVYIIDTVMMP